The DNA segment TGGGAAAAAAATCTCCCAGCCCCATACATAAGCTGTTGCATTCACGTTTACCGTCTTATTTATGTGCCTCTTAATCATCCCACTACATTCCAAACCTCAACTCTTGCGATCGAAACCAGCAGCCCAACTAGCGAGCAAATCAAGATTTTCTAAAAATTAGATTCAGCTCAACCATTAAACCCTAAAAAGAGCGTTCTCGCCAGTTTCGGTCACCGGTTTTAATACTCTTAAActggaaaatgaaatgaaacactCCAGGCCAAAAAATTCCACCAGCTCGGGGCGACTGAGCTGCTTTTTGAGCATTTCGAAAGCATTCTGATCACACCCAAGCGCAAAAATCTGCCGCATAGcacaattttatttcattcatttcgaGCGCGTCGTCTCGTACTGAAAACGTGTcctggtttattttttgttcaccaTCTCCGAGTCATCATCGTGACCATCGAGCCAACGGCATTCTCCTTGGAAGAGGCGGTCCGTCGGTTCACGCAACCGTATCATTACCAGGAACTCGGCATTTCCCCTGGTAACGCTGGTGACACTGATTAATGGTTTTCGTTCCGACGGTACCCCGAACGTGGCAGCGGAGGTTAAAGCAGCAGTTTGTTTATATGTTTGTTTGCACATTTATGTGAGTGCAGTCGGTGGGCGGAAGGGAGTTTGAATTTTTGATCTATGCAAGTGTCTATTTAGTACCAATTAGCGCAGCAGTGCGGTTTTTCGTCGATACGATCCCAACATGAGCACAATTCCGTACCAAAACCGGAGTTGAGCACTGTTTTCAGAAATAAGTCATAATAGAATGAAACCTTGTCAAAACCTCCTCtcttattgttttcattaattCTGTTTCTTGCAGTACTTCGGCGACAGAGCTCATTTCGAGGCGAGGCGTCTTCTCTCGGCGTCATTATGGATCAGTGGACCAGGTAAGGCTTATCAATGTGTTATAATTAAGACGAAAATGTGCCACGGAAACCCCGCGAGACcgttttttaaaaaaaaggtgtgCATAATTAACCCGTGCTTTCGTTCGACTACTGCTGACACTGTGGGGAAAGGGGTAGAGATCGAGAAGAGAAAACCTTAAAAGAATATTCATTACCTCGAGCAAAATGTTACTTAAAAGGTATGCTACTTCCATGGTTTCCCCTTATCCATCGTACCTcttttttaaaccatttccaATGAACTTCCATTAGTTTCTTTCGATTAAAACCAATTCATTTTCGTTCCACTTTTTATCAAAGAAAGAGAGCTAGAAGTGTGAATAATTACCTTCCAAGAGGGAACTTTTATTTGTGTCCTTTCGTGCCCGGTTTTCATTTAAGCACAGAAAGTGCCCCGACAACGACATTGAAGAGCGTGTCGATTAATTTAAACCACTTGGGACAAGCTTAAACGGGATGTTAAAATATATCCAATTGGATGGGGCGGCCCTAAAGTGGCTCGAACGTTTGAGATAAATCCTTATAAATGATCCATTTTTGCTCGTACCCTTGAGGGTTGAGGATAAAGCGTTGCGAGATAAGGAAGGCTCCGGATTGTTGCTGGTAAGCCGGGTGAAATCACCAGAGCCTGAGCTTCATCGAAGTGGCCTGGAAAGGAGAAGAGCTTCAAGATTGTAAGATAACCCTAgtgaaaggaaagaaatgggTTAATAATTCATATCGAACATAGCGACTTAAAATAATCGACGAATTCTGAAATAAAGGTCAAAGATAAACGTTAGGTAAActggaaaagaaataattaatattcaaAATGTATCATATCCCCAGGTGCTTAAAACGCTAAtcttaaaaactaaaaacgcTGTTATGATTCGAGTGTTTTCGGTCGGTTTGCTTTTCctgtaaaattaaacaatcaaCGAGTTGGAAAGAAATAAAGACACAAGGAGCCGTTAGTGGATGCGTTCAGTTCACTTCGCACACTACTCACGTTTCGCCAGAATGTAGATCTTGTTCGTGATCGGATAGTAGTCAAAGTCCTCCTCAATCTCCTCGACACCGGCGGACGGTTCGTCCGCCATGTAGTCCGTATCGCGCACCATGCTGGGCGAGTGCAGGGGCACACCCTCCTGCCTGGTGAAGCTTTCCAAAATGTGGCGCGGTATCTTCGGGTACTGCGTCCTGTTCGGCATGGAGTCAATGCCGAGCTTCATCAGTACGTGCGCCTGGATCGATTTGAGTGAAGCCATCGCGTACACGTTCCGGAACTGGCAGGCCTGACAGTGGCTCCGGAAGGCTGTGTGGATGGTCTCCGGACCTCCATGGCTGTAGCCGGTCGTGAGGTCCTCCGCAATGTCCGTAAACACATCGCTAAAGTTGAGATGCTCTTCATAGCTGCTGTCGTACTCCTGGCCGTTGGTGGATGATAGCAGCAGTGTGGAAGCGTGCAACAGCCACACCATCACCATTGCCTGCGCCAGATGACCGCAGGAGCTGCGTGACTTCATCGCTGAGAGAAACCCTTCGAGGCTGGGACTGTTTGAGCGACGGTTGCTTGTTGAGTTGAGCTGTTTTCACAATCACAACACAAACAGGGCTACACTGTTGCCCAATATTGATCCTCTGTTATAACACCTCTAGATTGGAAGGTTCT comes from the Anopheles coluzzii chromosome 2, AcolN3, whole genome shotgun sequence genome and includes:
- the LOC120950143 gene encoding uncharacterized protein LOC120950143; the encoded protein is MKSRSSCGHLAQAMVMVWLLHASTLLLSSTNGQEYDSSYEEHLNFSDVFTDIAEDLTTGYSHGGPETIHTAFRSHCQACQFRNVYAMASLKSIQAHVLMKLGIDSMPNRTQYPKIPRHILESFTRQEGVPLHSPSMVRDTDYMADEPSAGVEEIEEDFDYYPITNKIYILAKRKANRPKTLES